A single window of Chitinophagales bacterium DNA harbors:
- a CDS encoding transposase, which translates to MLITKTYKYRIYPTQKQESRMTNHMNMSRYVWNWHLGGMMKQYKDSKTFPSMIEQQNLLPKLKEEKPWFKNVYSMVLQDANRRLHKALITFFKSKKEGNTDTGFPKYKKKGQWNSLNYTDYGRNMPSYFSTMNRKIGKEKANNHIPVPKIGFVKIKRHRELPKGAVVKTMSIIKDGCKWFTCFTFQFEKAVKEVPKQDLLTHSVGIDMGLNDFVYTSGGLSEPLPKFYRKREKHLAKVQRKLSKAKKRSARYYKLLKAVQKAHYRVKMQRQEFHHQVANWLLKHYDLIAIEDLAIKNMIRKAKPKQDEEGNFTRNGRKAKSGLSKSIANAGWYSFRVILENKAKELGKVVVAIAPQYTSQKCSGCGATVKKALSVRTHSCNECGFTANRDHNAAINILTLGLESLGLYAYDAPTIPLG; encoded by the coding sequence ATGCTAATCACCAAAACATACAAATACCGAATTTATCCTACCCAAAAACAAGAAAGTAGGATGACTAACCACATGAATATGAGTCGGTATGTTTGGAATTGGCATTTAGGCGGAATGATGAAGCAGTACAAGGATAGCAAAACCTTTCCTTCGATGATTGAACAACAAAACCTACTGCCTAAACTAAAGGAAGAAAAGCCGTGGTTTAAGAATGTTTATTCCATGGTGCTGCAAGACGCCAATAGAAGACTACACAAAGCACTCATTACATTTTTTAAATCCAAGAAAGAGGGAAACACCGATACAGGATTTCCTAAATACAAGAAAAAAGGACAGTGGAATAGCTTGAACTATACCGATTACGGCAGAAATATGCCAAGTTACTTTTCTACCATGAATCGCAAAATCGGTAAAGAAAAAGCGAATAACCATATCCCTGTTCCAAAAATAGGCTTTGTCAAAATAAAACGGCACCGAGAACTCCCCAAAGGAGCAGTCGTGAAAACCATGTCCATCATCAAGGATGGATGCAAGTGGTTTACCTGTTTCACCTTTCAGTTTGAAAAAGCTGTTAAAGAAGTGCCTAAACAGGACTTGCTAACACATTCAGTAGGAATAGACATGGGTTTGAATGATTTTGTTTATACCAGTGGCGGTTTATCAGAACCACTACCCAAGTTTTACCGAAAACGAGAAAAGCATTTGGCTAAGGTGCAGCGCAAGTTATCCAAGGCTAAGAAACGAAGCGCAAGATATTACAAACTACTTAAAGCGGTTCAGAAAGCGCATTACCGTGTCAAAATGCAACGGCAAGAGTTTCATCATCAAGTAGCGAATTGGTTGTTAAAACACTATGATTTGATAGCTATTGAAGATTTGGCTATTAAAAACATGATTCGCAAAGCCAAGCCTAAGCAAGACGAAGAAGGTAATTTTACTCGCAACGGCAGAAAAGCGAAATCGGGACTTAGTAAATCTATTGCAAATGCAGGTTGGTACTCCTTTCGTGTAATCTTGGAAAATAAGGCTAAGGAACTTGGAAAGGTAGTCGTAGCTATTGCGCCACAGTACACAAGTCAGAAGTGTAGTGGTTGTGGCGCAACAGTAAAGAAAGCCTTATCAGTTAGAACACATAGCTGCAATGAGTGTGGTTTTACGGCAAACCGTGACCACAATGCAGCCATAAACATATTGACTCTCGGACTGGAGAGTTTAGGGCTATATGCCTATGATGCCCCCACTATACCGTTAGGTTAG
- a CDS encoding TlpA disulfide reductase family protein, producing the protein MSYIIKLKNYFFYSTLCFSMFFFSQNANSQEIVEAIHLDENAGGLQVGDRVPNLVLQNRYNTTSNLYAMGNKYVYLHYWASWCPCSQPHITNYKLLYDKYQNANFVDANGFEIYSVSIDEKEANWNEAVEDYNMVWKNNARIQDEYGENELMMWDLRTVPTAYLIDPRGVVIAKNPSLIEMDAILSERSDMPGPRKLGRTVVLNPSEGLAPDQNFEANQDWNNNMYNTWNSNTSSSASLETYTTSTEKPADFMTYNQFDYSNPNYSNSMVSSQSSNNMYAANANTMNTNTNTQVIDGASIRELKVNVGDFYMLTQDHVDVIKDLGQLQVNNQSNGSQTVIIKNLANHDAAYNVLLEIHKRGFTDAFLMY; encoded by the coding sequence ATGAGTTATATCATTAAACTAAAGAATTATTTTTTCTATTCAACACTTTGTTTTTCGATGTTTTTCTTTTCTCAAAATGCCAATAGTCAAGAGATAGTAGAGGCTATCCATTTGGACGAAAACGCAGGTGGTTTGCAAGTTGGAGATAGAGTTCCCAACTTGGTGCTTCAAAATCGCTACAATACAACTTCCAACCTCTATGCAATGGGCAATAAATACGTTTATCTGCATTATTGGGCATCTTGGTGTCCTTGCTCTCAGCCACACATTACCAACTACAAACTTTTGTATGACAAATACCAAAACGCAAATTTCGTGGATGCGAATGGCTTTGAGATATACAGTGTTTCAATCGATGAAAAAGAAGCCAACTGGAATGAAGCTGTGGAAGACTACAATATGGTTTGGAAAAACAATGCCCGAATTCAGGACGAATATGGTGAGAATGAATTGATGATGTGGGACTTGCGTACAGTTCCTACGGCTTACCTCATTGATCCCCGTGGCGTGGTCATTGCCAAAAATCCTTCATTGATCGAAATGGATGCTATTTTGAGCGAAAGAAGTGATATGCCTGGCCCCAGAAAATTGGGTAGAACAGTGGTCTTGAATCCAAGTGAAGGCCTTGCACCTGATCAGAATTTTGAAGCCAATCAAGATTGGAACAATAACATGTATAATACTTGGAATAGCAATACCTCAAGTAGTGCGTCTTTGGAAACTTACACCACAAGTACCGAAAAACCAGCAGATTTTATGACCTACAATCAATTTGATTACAGCAATCCCAATTATTCCAATTCAATGGTTTCTTCGCAGTCTTCTAACAATATGTATGCCGCAAATGCAAACACTATGAATACGAACACCAACACTCAGGTCATTGATGGTGCTAGCATCAGGGAGTTGAAGGTGAATGTTGGCGATTTTTACATGCTGACCCAAGACCATGTAGATGTGATCAAAGACCTCGGGCAATTGCAGGTAAATAACCAGTCAAATGGAAGCCAAACGGTGATTATCAAAAACTTAGCCAATCACGATGCTGCTTACAATGTGTTATTGGAGATTCACAAAAGAGGTTTTACCGATGCGTTTTTG
- a CDS encoding T9SS type A sorting domain-containing protein yields MKKRIYLLFGSCLIILFTALILKEKALDTAIEATHTHFENKEAAIHFPYDNFYFQRTYPDFTFDWKAYTNVLQKAKKQAGIQLQQKDNVGFTTAWSLEGPGNIGGRINVVIADPNNSNILYVGAAKGGVFKSIDAGENWFPIFDEQLFLSIGAIAVDPNDSNIVYVGTGDLNISGNFSVGDGLYKSEDGGNTWTHLGLVEERIVSKILIHPNNSNILYASCMGNPLERNTKRGVYQSKDGGETWKQVLFVAEDAGVIDMVMNWENPDIIYAAAWNRIRTNQESVTSGDDAKIFRTMDGGDTWIALTEGLPTANMSRIGLAISPTNPNVIVSVYVNTSHELHGIFKTTDQGETWNTVPTFEGFGLPNNPLGGFGWYFAKIGISPQSDDDIFLLGVDLHRTKDGGNIWNRPISEANEVSVHADKHSLFFVDESTFLLATDGGLYRSSDNGLSWQDIENIPITQFYRVANNPHNDTYWGGAQDNGTIHGNSLSMNEWERAFGGDGFQVVFHPENENIVWAETQYGKMIVSNDGGHNFFPAINGIDFNNDRVNWDMPFIMSAHNPDVLYAGTYRLYKNTQGIQADWQPISNDLTDGIIFGPNFHTITTIAESPIDSDHLYVGTSDANVWRTLDGGDTWENVTHNLPERYVTSIKTSLHQPNILYVTHSGFKGNGFIPHIHRSMDYGDTWQDISSDLPPIGVNDILTLPEDTAEVFLFAGTDAGVYASLNAGENWQRLGSNMPYGFVFDMDYDPVHNQLIAGTYSRSMYSFPLDSIIEYNLLTDIADTGLPNKKDDELQIKPNPATSFIEATLEETSSSLSTQYEWRIYTIEGKQVLLQNSLKSNIHLDISQLPSDIYLLQVTCHNKRSVKRFVKE; encoded by the coding sequence ATGAAAAAACGTATTTACCTACTTTTTGGCTCTTGTTTGATTATTTTATTTACAGCTTTGATTTTGAAGGAAAAAGCGTTGGACACAGCCATTGAAGCGACACATACTCACTTTGAAAACAAAGAAGCGGCAATTCATTTTCCATACGATAATTTTTATTTTCAACGAACTTACCCCGATTTCACCTTCGATTGGAAAGCCTATACAAATGTGCTGCAAAAGGCAAAAAAACAGGCTGGTATCCAGCTACAACAAAAAGACAATGTTGGGTTTACAACTGCTTGGTCCTTGGAAGGGCCCGGCAATATCGGCGGACGTATCAATGTGGTAATTGCTGATCCAAATAATTCTAATATTTTATATGTAGGTGCTGCAAAAGGAGGAGTTTTCAAATCCATAGATGCTGGTGAAAATTGGTTTCCGATTTTTGATGAGCAATTGTTCTTATCTATTGGAGCGATTGCAGTAGATCCCAATGATTCGAATATTGTTTATGTCGGTACAGGGGATTTGAATATTTCGGGCAATTTTTCGGTAGGAGATGGGCTTTACAAGAGTGAAGACGGCGGTAATACTTGGACACATCTGGGTTTGGTCGAAGAACGCATTGTTTCCAAAATATTGATTCATCCCAATAACTCCAATATCCTGTATGCCAGTTGTATGGGCAACCCTTTGGAGCGCAATACCAAAAGAGGAGTTTACCAATCTAAAGACGGTGGAGAAACTTGGAAACAGGTGCTTTTTGTGGCAGAAGATGCAGGAGTAATTGACATGGTGATGAATTGGGAGAATCCCGATATTATCTATGCTGCTGCTTGGAACCGTATCAGGACCAATCAAGAAAGCGTTACCTCTGGTGATGATGCCAAAATATTTCGCACGATGGACGGGGGAGATACTTGGATTGCCTTGACAGAAGGTTTACCGACTGCAAATATGTCTCGAATCGGTCTAGCGATTTCACCTACCAATCCAAATGTCATTGTGAGTGTATATGTGAATACTTCGCACGAACTGCACGGTATTTTCAAAACAACAGATCAGGGTGAGACATGGAATACTGTTCCTACATTCGAGGGCTTCGGCTTACCCAATAACCCCTTGGGCGGTTTTGGGTGGTATTTTGCCAAGATAGGTATCAGTCCTCAAAGTGACGATGATATTTTCTTGTTAGGTGTAGATTTACACCGAACAAAAGATGGTGGAAATATTTGGAACAGACCCATTTCAGAGGCAAACGAAGTATCTGTTCATGCCGATAAACACAGCCTCTTTTTTGTGGACGAAAGCACGTTCTTATTGGCTACGGATGGTGGTTTGTACCGAAGCAGCGACAATGGACTTTCGTGGCAAGACATTGAGAACATTCCGATTACCCAATTTTACCGAGTAGCCAACAATCCTCACAATGATACCTATTGGGGTGGGGCACAAGATAATGGAACGATTCACGGCAACAGTTTGAGCATGAATGAATGGGAGAGGGCATTTGGCGGAGATGGGTTTCAGGTTGTTTTTCATCCCGAAAATGAAAACATTGTTTGGGCAGAAACGCAGTATGGCAAAATGATTGTGAGCAATGATGGTGGTCACAACTTTTTTCCTGCAATAAATGGAATTGACTTCAACAATGATAGGGTCAATTGGGATATGCCTTTTATAATGAGTGCACATAATCCAGATGTATTGTATGCTGGTACTTATCGGCTGTATAAAAACACACAAGGAATACAAGCAGATTGGCAACCCATTAGTAACGACTTGACGGACGGCATTATTTTTGGCCCGAATTTTCACACCATCACTACTATCGCCGAATCGCCCATTGATTCCGATCATCTGTATGTAGGTACTTCCGATGCAAACGTTTGGCGCACTTTGGATGGCGGAGATACTTGGGAAAACGTGACCCACAATTTGCCCGAACGTTATGTGACAAGTATTAAAACCTCCTTGCACCAACCCAATATCCTGTATGTTACCCACTCAGGATTCAAAGGAAATGGCTTTATACCTCACATTCACCGTTCGATGGATTATGGCGATACATGGCAGGATATTTCAAGTGATTTACCACCTATTGGTGTAAATGATATTTTGACCTTGCCCGAAGATACGGCAGAGGTTTTTCTCTTTGCTGGTACAGATGCGGGGGTGTATGCTTCTTTGAATGCAGGTGAAAATTGGCAACGATTGGGCAGCAATATGCCTTATGGTTTTGTGTTTGATATGGATTACGACCCTGTTCATAATCAGCTCATTGCAGGTACTTATTCCCGTTCTATGTATAGCTTTCCTTTGGATTCCATTATTGAATACAACTTATTGACGGACATTGCAGATACAGGACTTCCAAATAAGAAGGATGATGAACTGCAAATAAAACCCAATCCTGCAACGTCTTTCATTGAAGCAACATTGGAGGAAACAAGCAGTTCTTTAAGTACACAATACGAATGGCGTATTTACACCATTGAAGGGAAACAAGTACTTCTGCAAAATAGCCTAAAGAGTAACATACATCTGGATATAAGTCAATTACCGAGTGATATTTATTTACTTCAAGTTACATGCCATAATAAACGAAGCGTCAAACGGTTTGTAAAGGAATAA